A genomic stretch from Methanocaldococcus sp. includes:
- a CDS encoding TIGR04013 family B12-binding domain/radical SAM domain-containing protein → MRENTALVVYYTKQHKNSFNALIGALEVNEYFDNFPIYFANKKDIYNLERILKRYDKVIIAISFFTTELWKTYELMKKLKIKYKEYSNKIIYLSGGSHPTGDPKGTLKLGFDVVCIGEGEETFPEFIMSVSENEDYKKVKGICYFEEDKFIYTGKRKPIDLNKYPPFPIKYNKFGHIEITRGCPYKCYFCQTPRIFGKNVRHRSIENICKYVEIMSERNLKDIRFITPNAFGYGSKTGKDVNIDKLENLLKNIKEILGKDGRIFFGTFPSEVRPEHVNDETTDLILKYTYNKSLVIGAQSGSDRVLELCNRGHTVDDIYKAVDTAIKKGINVSLDFIFGLPGETKEDIEKTIKVMKDFIKLGVKIHAHAFIPLPQTPFAKANPGVVDKKIIMAMRHEIPKGIFYGSWHNQQMLAKKISKYLRFGEL, encoded by the coding sequence ATGAGAGAAAACACGGCTTTGGTAGTTTATTATACAAAACAACACAAAAATAGTTTTAATGCATTGATTGGAGCATTAGAGGTTAATGAATACTTTGATAATTTTCCTATATACTTTGCCAATAAAAAAGATATTTATAACTTAGAAAGAATTTTAAAGAGGTATGATAAAGTAATTATTGCAATATCGTTTTTTACAACTGAGTTATGGAAAACCTATGAATTAATGAAAAAACTAAAAATTAAATATAAAGAATATAGTAATAAAATAATTTACTTATCTGGAGGATCTCATCCTACTGGAGATCCGAAGGGAACTTTAAAGTTAGGGTTTGATGTAGTTTGTATAGGAGAGGGAGAAGAGACATTTCCAGAATTTATTATGTCAGTTAGTGAGAATGAAGATTATAAAAAAGTTAAAGGAATATGTTATTTTGAAGAGGATAAATTTATATACACTGGAAAAAGAAAACCTATTGATTTAAATAAGTATCCGCCATTTCCAATAAAATATAACAAATTTGGACATATAGAGATAACGAGAGGCTGTCCTTATAAATGTTATTTCTGTCAAACACCAAGAATATTTGGAAAAAATGTTAGACATAGAAGTATTGAAAATATATGTAAATATGTTGAAATAATGTCTGAAAGAAATTTAAAAGATATTAGATTTATAACACCAAATGCTTTTGGATATGGTTCTAAAACTGGAAAAGATGTTAATATTGACAAACTTGAAAATTTACTAAAAAACATTAAAGAAATTTTAGGTAAAGATGGGAGAATATTCTTTGGAACATTTCCTTCAGAGGTTAGACCAGAGCATGTTAATGATGAAACAACTGACTTAATTTTAAAATATACATATAATAAAAGTTTAGTTATTGGAGCACAGTCTGGAAGTGATAGAGTTTTAGAGTTGTGTAATAGAGGGCATACAGTTGATGATATTTATAAAGCTGTAGATACAGCAATAAAAAAAGGAATTAATGTAAGTTTAGATTTTATTTTTGGATTACCTGGAGAGACTAAGGAGGATATAGAGAAAACAATAAAGGTTATGAAAGATTTTATAAAATTAGGCGTTAAAATACACGCTCATGCTTTTATTCCATTACCACAAACACCTTTTGCAAAGGCAAATCCCGGGGTTGTTGATAAAAAAATAATAATGGCTATGAGACATGAGATTCCCAAAGGAATATTCTATGGTTCGTGGCATAATCAACAGATGTTAGCTAAAAAAATATCAAAGTATTTAAGATTTGGAGAATTATAG
- a CDS encoding NAD(P)-binding protein, with protein sequence MKIGIVGGGLGGLLTGALLSKNHEVVIFEKLPFLGGRFTNLEYEGFQLTTGALHMIPHGNDGYLAQLLRKAGANVKIINSNPDGTFLINGKEYLYKDLFSLLGFKDKIKAITMSAKLKLGNVDKNISFGEFLEDVELALKIGNAFTGWALSLTAYETPMSEIIEIAKNYYKFGGPGIPIGGCKAVIDELLRIIKTNNGKIIKEYEVKKIEIDEKAYIDDYEFDVVVSNISPIETQKICNIKFLKSKPKPSKGIKISIATKEGIIRHGGVLFTPECERINGLNQVTNVDKSLAPEGWHLVMTHQAQITNNVKKEIDLGLEDIDRLFKGKDYRILHIQSYRESWPVNHASNGTDIDNIVNDKLFLVGDGCKGRGGIEVEGIAMGVLKVVNYIEHLNKKMN encoded by the coding sequence ATGAAGATTGGCATAGTTGGTGGTGGATTGGGAGGCTTATTAACAGGAGCATTGTTATCTAAGAATCATGAAGTTGTTATATTTGAAAAACTTCCATTTTTGGGTGGGAGATTTACTAATTTGGAATATGAAGGATTTCAACTAACAACAGGAGCTTTACATATGATACCGCACGGAAATGATGGATATTTAGCTCAGTTATTAAGAAAGGCAGGAGCTAATGTAAAAATTATAAATTCAAATCCTGATGGAACTTTTTTAATTAATGGAAAAGAATATTTATACAAAGATTTATTTTCTCTTTTAGGATTTAAAGATAAGATTAAGGCTATAACAATGTCTGCTAAGCTAAAGTTAGGAAATGTTGATAAAAATATTTCATTTGGAGAGTTCTTAGAAGATGTTGAGTTAGCTCTAAAAATAGGGAATGCATTTACAGGATGGGCTTTAAGTTTAACTGCCTATGAAACTCCAATGAGTGAAATTATTGAAATTGCTAAAAATTATTATAAATTTGGAGGTCCAGGAATTCCCATTGGTGGCTGTAAGGCAGTTATTGACGAACTTTTGAGAATTATTAAAACAAATAATGGAAAAATTATTAAAGAATATGAAGTTAAAAAAATAGAGATTGATGAGAAAGCATATATTGATGATTACGAATTTGATGTAGTTGTTAGTAATATATCCCCAATTGAAACACAAAAAATTTGTAATATAAAATTTTTAAAATCAAAGCCAAAGCCATCCAAAGGTATAAAAATATCTATAGCCACAAAGGAGGGAATTATAAGGCATGGAGGAGTTCTCTTTACACCAGAATGTGAAAGAATTAATGGATTGAATCAAGTGACAAATGTAGATAAATCCTTAGCCCCTGAAGGATGGCACTTAGTTATGACTCATCAAGCACAAATAACTAACAATGTAAAAAAAGAGATAGATTTAGGTTTGGAGGATATTGATAGATTATTTAAAGGTAAAGATTATAGAATCTTGCATATACAGTCATATAGAGAAAGTTGGCCAGTAAATCACGCTTCTAATGGAACAGATATAGATAATATTGTAAATGATAAACTCTTTTTAGTTGGAGACGGATGTAAGGGGAGAGGAGGAATTGAAGTTGAAGGAATAGCCATGGGAGTTTTAAAAGTCGTTAATTATATAGAACATTTAAATAAAAAGATGAATTAA
- the purT gene encoding phosphoribosylglycinamide formyltransferase 2, with amino-acid sequence MEIGTPLLKGSVKFLLLGSGELGKEVVIEAQRLGIECITVDRYQNAPAMQVAHKSYVIDMKDYDTIMAIIEREEPDYIVPEIEAINTDALIDAEKDGYTVVPTAEATKITMNRELIRRLAAEKLKLKTAKYEFANSLEELKEAVEKIGLPCVVKPIMSSSGKGQSVIKKEKDIEKAWIRAKEGARGIGNRVIVEEFINFDYEITLLTAVTEEGTKFCEPIGHIQIDGDYHESWQPHEMGELKEQAQEIAKKITNALGGYGIFGVEMFVKGDEVIFSEVSPRPHDTGMVTMITQEMSEFEIHVRAILGLPVSTKLITPGASHVIKANINKYAPKYYIKEALKVPNTKLRLFGKPNAKVGRRMGVALAYANSIEEARELAKRCANAVKIE; translated from the coding sequence ATGGAAATTGGAACTCCTCTTTTAAAAGGTAGTGTTAAATTTTTATTGTTAGGAAGTGGAGAGTTAGGGAAAGAGGTTGTTATTGAAGCGCAAAGATTAGGAATTGAATGTATTACCGTAGATAGATATCAAAATGCTCCAGCTATGCAGGTGGCTCATAAAAGTTATGTTATTGATATGAAAGATTACGATACTATAATGGCGATTATTGAAAGGGAAGAGCCAGATTACATAGTTCCAGAGATTGAGGCAATAAATACTGATGCGTTAATAGATGCTGAAAAAGATGGATATACTGTTGTCCCAACAGCAGAGGCAACAAAAATAACAATGAATAGAGAGTTAATAAGAAGATTAGCCGCTGAAAAGTTAAAATTAAAAACTGCTAAATATGAATTTGCAAATTCTTTGGAGGAGTTAAAGGAGGCCGTTGAAAAAATTGGATTACCTTGTGTTGTTAAACCAATTATGTCCTCATCTGGAAAAGGGCAAAGTGTAATTAAAAAAGAAAAGGATATAGAAAAAGCGTGGATTAGAGCAAAAGAAGGAGCAAGAGGAATAGGAAATAGGGTTATTGTTGAAGAGTTCATAAACTTTGATTACGAAATAACATTATTAACAGCAGTTACAGAGGAAGGAACTAAATTTTGCGAGCCAATAGGGCATATTCAGATAGATGGAGATTATCACGAAAGTTGGCAACCTCACGAAATGGGTGAGTTAAAAGAACAAGCACAAGAGATAGCAAAAAAGATAACCAATGCATTAGGAGGTTATGGAATATTTGGAGTAGAAATGTTTGTTAAAGGAGATGAAGTTATATTTAGTGAGGTTTCACCAAGACCACACGATACAGGAATGGTTACGATGATAACCCAAGAGATGAGTGAGTTTGAGATTCATGTTAGGGCAATATTGGGCTTACCAGTTTCAACAAAACTTATTACACCAGGAGCAAGTCATGTAATAAAAGCAAACATAAACAAATATGCTCCAAAATATTATATAAAAGAAGCATTAAAAGTTCCTAATACAAAGTTAAGATTGTTTGGTAAGCCGAATGCAAAAGTAGGTAGAAGGATGGGGGTTGCTTTAGCTTATGC
- a CDS encoding acyltransferase, protein MHVSSYGIFDLNIFYKLFYVLMNNLTRFAVPFFIIISGMVLSYKYANNGINYISFIKKRISFIFIPYLFFVLIYYYFFHIARGESFSVINFLKYIISGYVAPHLYFIPLIFQFYILFPIFISIAKYLNSKKLLTNLVVFIIFGIISIYSVCYLHILSWGFPLMITQAYFFLFGCILGLNIRKFKNEFFNDKENLIRILILWSILAVYIILDGLYLKTFKFYNDFHFYFYYFGITGYSILLFILLFKLSNYIHNKKIFNIILKIGQYSFGIYLIHYLFVRYDLFIRGIYQLLKGVLNNNFLKFLNNSIINLNIQYYNSVSYFILYFIFVLILSYISTYLFTELKIKIKKHRRTLL, encoded by the coding sequence ATCCACGTAAGTAGTTATGGAATATTTGATTTAAATATATTTTACAAATTATTTTATGTATTAATGAACAACCTCACAAGATTTGCAGTTCCGTTTTTTATAATTATTAGTGGAATGGTATTATCGTATAAATATGCAAACAACGGGATAAATTACATATCATTTATTAAAAAAAGGATTAGTTTTATATTTATCCCCTATTTATTTTTTGTGTTGATATATTATTATTTTTTTCATATTGCCCGAGGAGAATCTTTTAGTGTGATTAATTTCTTAAAATACATTATATCTGGTTATGTAGCTCCTCATTTATACTTTATACCACTAATCTTTCAATTTTATATATTATTTCCTATCTTTATAAGTATTGCGAAATATCTAAATTCTAAAAAATTGCTTACAAATTTAGTAGTATTCATAATTTTTGGTATTATTTCCATATACTCTGTGTGTTATCTTCATATACTATCATGGGGCTTCCCCTTAATGATTACTCAGGCATATTTTTTCTTATTTGGATGTATATTAGGTTTAAACATTAGAAAATTTAAAAATGAATTTTTCAATGATAAGGAAAACTTAATTAGAATTCTAATTTTATGGAGTATTTTAGCAGTTTATATAATATTAGACGGCTTATATCTAAAAACTTTTAAATTTTATAATGATTTTCATTTCTACTTTTATTATTTTGGTATTACTGGATATAGTATATTACTATTCATCTTACTCTTTAAATTATCGAACTATATACACAACAAAAAGATTTTTAATATAATTTTAAAAATTGGACAATATTCTTTTGGAATCTATCTTATCCATTATTTGTTTGTGCGATATGATTTATTTATAAGGGGAATCTATCAACTACTTAAGGGAGTATTAAACAACAATTTTTTAAAATTTTTAAATAATAGCATCATTAACCTTAATATTCAATATTATAATAGTGTAAGTTACTTTATTTTATACTTCATTTTCGTCTTAATTTTAAGTTATATCTCTACTTATCTATTCACAGAGTTAAAAATAAAAATTAAAAAACATAGGAGGACATTGTTATGA